One Methanolinea sp. DNA window includes the following coding sequences:
- a CDS encoding PAS domain S-box protein: protein MIPPEKYTILYVDDDRDLLSLGKIYLERLGDFSIETVESAHAALALLGEKHYDAVISDYQMPSMNGIELLKAIRSAGNNIPFIIFTGKGREEVVIEALNAGADFYLQKGGDPRTQFVELVHKVRQAVAKKRAETMLVESQKRLADIIDFLPDATFAIDRDGRVIAWNRAMEEMTGVKAQEILGEGNYQYGVAFYGEPRPMLVDLVLAPHEEFEREKYLFTRREGTTLTAETRLVDRNGKVRHFWGKASRLYDENGEIAGAIESIRDITDRVAIEEQSQILAQIIDIAPAAITIHDRDGNLIYANQENFDLHGYTREEFMALNLREIDTPESAALIEPRMQELFRKGEASFTVTHRKKNDGTVPLHVTAKVTSWQGKPVVLSIATDLSERIAAEEMVRKSEEKFRRIVETAHEGIWEMDENFVTTYVNPRMASLLGYRPEEMLGRPITSFMPESELEDNARKLEERMAGKPGEYERKFLHRDGSVRTMHVSATPIIDLNGTFRGSFTMLSDITEKKRIEDEFQREHLELLAAYEQITATEEELRKMLDEIVGYQESLEESEARFRRIVETAHEGIWELDENFVTTYVNPRMASLLGYRPEEMVGRPITSFMPESELEDNARKVEDRLAGKSGEYERKFLHRDGSVRTMHVSATPVIDANGAFRGSFTMLSDITEKKRIEEEFQREHLELLAAYEQITATEEELRKMLDELRAFQESLEESEERYRRIVSSTFDTMVIHREGKIAWANRRALEILGAADITEILGRDVLDFVHPDSRRVVTERVSRMAGDPNAVMPPVEEKFVRLDGSPVDVEVVATPLRERGNTAILVVFRDITERRRMQEALVNANRKLNILNTITRHDIQNKVTVLSGYIQLLKENLGKTDIARCFESVENALQTIRHIIEFTRNYQDLGIRTPEWQPLTDVIGRTAGQFELDGVALDIPDCSLEVFADPMLEKVFFTLFDNALRHGGGVSRIRVTCEKSGGDLLIRFGDNGIGIPADRKEKVFERGYGTGTGLGLFLSREILSITGLSIRECGVPGNGALFEIRVPEGLWRERLECGA from the coding sequence ATGATCCCTCCCGAGAAGTACACTATCCTCTACGTGGATGATGACCGGGATCTCCTCTCCCTCGGGAAAATCTACCTCGAGCGACTGGGCGACTTCTCGATCGAGACGGTCGAATCGGCCCATGCAGCCCTCGCCCTCCTCGGGGAGAAGCACTACGACGCGGTGATCTCGGACTACCAGATGCCGTCCATGAACGGCATCGAGCTCCTCAAGGCGATCCGATCCGCGGGGAACAACATCCCCTTCATCATATTCACGGGCAAGGGGCGGGAGGAGGTCGTCATAGAGGCGCTCAACGCGGGCGCGGACTTTTACCTCCAGAAAGGGGGTGACCCGAGGACCCAGTTCGTCGAGCTCGTCCACAAGGTCCGGCAGGCGGTAGCCAAGAAGAGAGCCGAGACGATGCTTGTCGAGTCGCAGAAGCGGCTCGCGGACATCATCGATTTCCTCCCCGACGCGACATTCGCAATCGACAGGGACGGGCGCGTGATTGCGTGGAACAGGGCGATGGAAGAGATGACAGGCGTGAAGGCACAGGAGATCCTCGGCGAGGGAAATTACCAGTACGGCGTCGCGTTCTACGGGGAGCCCAGGCCCATGCTGGTCGACCTGGTGCTCGCCCCGCACGAGGAGTTCGAGAGGGAGAAGTACCTCTTCACGCGCCGCGAGGGGACGACGCTCACCGCGGAGACGCGCCTCGTCGACAGGAACGGAAAGGTCCGCCACTTCTGGGGGAAAGCGAGCCGCCTGTACGACGAGAACGGGGAAATTGCAGGCGCGATCGAGTCGATCCGCGACATCACGGACCGCGTGGCCATTGAAGAGCAGTCGCAGATCCTCGCGCAGATCATCGACATCGCCCCCGCGGCAATCACGATCCACGACCGGGATGGCAACCTGATCTATGCGAACCAGGAGAACTTCGATCTCCATGGGTATACCCGCGAGGAATTCATGGCCCTGAACCTCCGCGAGATCGATACCCCCGAGAGCGCGGCACTCATCGAGCCCCGGATGCAGGAGTTATTCAGGAAAGGCGAGGCCTCCTTCACGGTGACCCACAGGAAGAAAAATGACGGCACCGTTCCGCTCCACGTGACGGCGAAGGTGACCAGCTGGCAGGGGAAACCCGTCGTCCTCTCCATTGCAACCGACCTCTCCGAACGGATCGCGGCGGAAGAGATGGTGCGGAAGAGCGAGGAGAAGTTCCGGCGGATCGTGGAGACGGCACACGAGGGCATATGGGAGATGGACGAGAACTTCGTGACGACCTACGTCAACCCGCGGATGGCATCGCTCCTCGGGTACAGGCCGGAGGAGATGCTCGGCCGCCCGATCACATCCTTCATGCCGGAGAGCGAACTCGAGGACAACGCCCGGAAACTGGAAGAGAGAATGGCAGGGAAACCCGGGGAGTACGAGCGGAAGTTCCTCCACAGGGACGGGTCGGTTCGCACCATGCACGTCTCCGCGACGCCCATCATCGACCTAAACGGCACCTTCCGGGGATCCTTCACGATGCTCTCGGACATCACCGAGAAGAAGCGGATCGAGGATGAGTTCCAGAGGGAACACCTCGAGCTCCTCGCCGCGTACGAGCAGATCACCGCGACGGAGGAGGAACTGCGCAAGATGCTCGACGAGATCGTCGGGTACCAGGAGTCCCTCGAGGAGAGCGAGGCGAGGTTCCGGCGGATCGTGGAGACGGCACACGAGGGCATCTGGGAACTGGACGAGAACTTCGTGACGACCTACGTCAACCCGCGGATGGCATCGCTCCTCGGGTACAGGCCGGAAGAGATGGTCGGCCGCCCGATCACCTCCTTCATGCCGGAGAGCGAACTCGAGGACAACGCGAGGAAGGTGGAGGACAGGCTCGCGGGAAAGTCCGGGGAGTACGAGCGGAAGTTCCTCCACAGGGACGGGTCGGTTCGCACCATGCACGTCTCTGCAACCCCGGTTATCGACGCGAACGGCGCTTTCCGGGGATCCTTCACGATGCTCTCGGACATCACCGAGAAGAAGCGGATCGAGGAGGAGTTCCAGAGGGAACACCTCGAGCTCCTCGCCGCGTACGAGCAGATCACCGCGACGGAAGAGGAACTGCGCAAGATGCTCGACGAGCTCCGGGCTTTCCAGGAGTCCCTCGAGGAGAGCGAGGAGAGGTACAGGCGGATCGTCTCGAGCACGTTCGACACGATGGTCATCCACAGGGAAGGAAAGATCGCGTGGGCCAACAGGAGGGCACTCGAGATCCTCGGGGCCGCGGATATCACGGAGATTCTCGGCCGGGACGTCCTCGACTTCGTCCACCCGGACTCCCGGCGCGTGGTGACGGAGAGGGTCTCCCGCATGGCGGGGGACCCCAACGCAGTGATGCCGCCGGTCGAAGAGAAGTTCGTCCGGCTCGACGGATCACCCGTCGACGTGGAAGTCGTTGCAACACCGCTGCGCGAGAGGGGGAACACTGCAATCCTCGTCGTCTTCAGGGATATCACGGAGCGCAGGAGGATGCAGGAAGCACTCGTGAACGCGAACCGGAAGCTGAATATCCTCAACACGATCACGCGGCACGACATCCAGAACAAGGTCACCGTCCTCTCGGGCTACATCCAGCTCCTGAAAGAGAACCTCGGGAAGACCGACATTGCGAGGTGCTTCGAGTCGGTCGAGAACGCCCTCCAGACCATCCGGCACATCATCGAGTTCACGAGGAATTACCAGGATCTCGGCATCCGCACGCCGGAGTGGCAGCCTCTCACGGACGTCATCGGGCGCACCGCGGGCCAGTTCGAGCTGGATGGAGTCGCTCTCGATATCCCGGATTGTTCCCTCGAGGTCTTCGCGGACCCGATGCTCGAGAAGGTCTTCTTCACCCTCTTTGACAATGCACTCCGGCACGGCGGCGGCGTGTCGAGGATACGGGTCACCTGCGAGAAATCAGGCGGCGACCTCCTCATCCGATTCGGTGACAACGGGATCGGCATCCCGGCAGACCGGAAGGAGAAGGTGTTCGAGCGCGGGTACGGGACGGGGACGGGTCTAGGACTCTTCCTCTCGCGCGAGATCCTCTCGATCACGGGCCTCTCGATCCGCGAGTGCGGCGTTCCCGGGAACGGCGCCCTCTTCGAGATTAGGGTCCCCGAGGGGCTCTGGAGGGAGAGACTCGAGTGCGGGGCATGA
- the tsaA gene encoding tRNA (N6-threonylcarbamoyladenosine(37)-N6)-methyltransferase TrmO, with protein sequence MTGREHYVIVPIGYVHSPFRSRGDAPRQGRLSPAVSTIEVRPEFRDGLYRIGESRHLFVLCWLDRADRDTLRVVPPHDPVEKGVFATRSPDRPNPISLSLVDLLGVEGCTLTVRGLDALDGTPVVDIKPYSAEIDAPGEGGGGSRGFPGRSTASPREVHGGRPAGP encoded by the coding sequence ATGACGGGAAGGGAACACTACGTAATCGTCCCTATCGGGTACGTGCACTCGCCGTTCCGGTCGAGGGGCGATGCCCCGCGCCAGGGGAGGCTCTCCCCCGCCGTCTCCACAATCGAGGTGAGACCGGAATTCAGGGACGGCCTCTACAGGATAGGAGAATCGAGACACCTCTTTGTCCTCTGCTGGCTTGACCGGGCCGACCGGGATACCCTGAGAGTCGTCCCGCCCCACGACCCCGTGGAGAAGGGTGTCTTTGCAACCCGGTCCCCCGACAGGCCGAACCCGATCTCGCTCTCCCTCGTCGATTTACTCGGCGTTGAGGGATGCACGCTCACCGTGCGGGGACTCGATGCCCTCGACGGCACGCCCGTGGTCGACATAAAACCATACTCGGCGGAGATCGACGCGCCGGGAGAAGGCGGAGGCGGGTCGCGCGGGTTTCCGGGCCGGTCCACGGCGAGCCCGCGGGAAGTGCACGGTGGTCGCCCCGCGGGACCATGA
- a CDS encoding YkgJ family cysteine cluster protein, whose protein sequence is MTFFCQQCGECCSVMGGVFAVRERVGPFLFVLENVYTGERTEVEVHSSLRDLFSSGATLPGWEDPCAFLRFDAASGKSVCTVHGTRPSTCRDYQCWRVLILDGAGRRVGRVMEPRFLHLEDERLARDWESFRDCLDGLPDGEWERAVARFFRGKNYSVFT, encoded by the coding sequence ATGACGTTCTTTTGCCAGCAGTGCGGGGAATGCTGCAGCGTGATGGGAGGGGTATTTGCGGTCCGCGAAAGGGTGGGCCCGTTCCTGTTCGTCCTCGAGAATGTCTATACCGGCGAGAGAACGGAGGTCGAGGTCCATTCCTCCCTGCGGGACCTCTTCTCGTCGGGGGCGACCCTCCCCGGCTGGGAAGACCCCTGCGCATTCCTCCGTTTCGATGCCGCGTCGGGGAAGTCCGTGTGCACCGTGCACGGCACGAGGCCTTCCACCTGCCGGGATTACCAGTGCTGGAGGGTGCTCATCCTCGACGGGGCGGGGAGGCGCGTCGGGCGGGTCATGGAGCCGAGATTCCTCCACCTCGAGGACGAAAGGCTCGCCCGCGATTGGGAATCATTCAGGGACTGCCTCGACGGCCTGCCGGACGGGGAATGGGAAAGGGCCGTCGCCCGGTTCTTCCGCGGGAAGAACTACTCTGTTTTCACGTGA
- a CDS encoding YqhA family protein, translated as MAGEGGKVSASPAGDEGTHPGGGGRGTHFVGRASRIIFLLAVVGSGLLSIALFVYGFVITLSSISYAVSHFSIDIAAMKEAMAIAVEIVDLFLVATVFYIISLGLFELFVAKAPLPGWLKISNVDELKEKLLGLVVIALAVLFLGESLVWPASPGDLLAYGIANAAVIGAISLYFMTKH; from the coding sequence GTGGCAGGAGAGGGGGGGAAAGTATCTGCTTCGCCCGCGGGAGACGAGGGGACCCATCCCGGGGGTGGGGGGAGAGGAACCCACTTTGTAGGCCGCGCGAGCAGGATCATCTTCCTCCTCGCGGTGGTAGGATCCGGCCTCCTCTCCATCGCCCTCTTCGTCTATGGATTCGTCATCACGCTCTCGAGCATCTCGTACGCGGTGTCCCACTTCTCGATCGATATTGCGGCCATGAAGGAAGCGATGGCCATCGCGGTGGAGATCGTGGACCTCTTCCTCGTCGCAACGGTCTTCTACATCATCTCGCTCGGGCTCTTTGAGCTCTTCGTCGCGAAGGCACCTCTCCCCGGCTGGCTCAAGATCAGCAACGTCGACGAGCTGAAGGAGAAGCTCCTCGGCCTCGTCGTCATCGCGCTCGCGGTCCTGTTCCTCGGGGAATCGCTCGTGTGGCCGGCGAGCCCGGGCGATCTCCTCGCCTACGGGATCGCGAACGCCGCGGTCATCGGGGCCATATCCCTCTACTTCATGACGAAGCACTAG
- a CDS encoding flavodoxin family protein — protein MRVVAFNGSPRKGGNTERLLKRVLSVLEDEGMETLLVQVGGEKIHGCTACGKCFANQDRKCIFDDDIVNDCIREMADSDGILIGSPTYFADVSPETKALIDRAGFVAMANGRLFSRKVGAAVVAVRRAGGIHAFDTINHFFGISNMFIVGSTYWNIGVGLDPGDVERDLEGMKTMEVLGQNMAWILRKIHS, from the coding sequence ATGCGCGTGGTTGCATTCAACGGGAGCCCGCGGAAGGGCGGGAACACGGAGAGACTCTTGAAGCGCGTCCTCTCTGTCCTCGAGGACGAGGGCATGGAGACCCTGCTCGTCCAGGTCGGTGGCGAGAAGATCCACGGGTGCACTGCCTGCGGGAAGTGCTTCGCGAACCAGGACCGGAAATGCATCTTTGACGACGACATCGTCAACGACTGCATCCGCGAGATGGCCGATTCCGACGGCATCCTGATCGGTTCCCCCACGTACTTCGCCGACGTCTCGCCGGAGACAAAGGCCCTCATCGACAGGGCGGGGTTCGTCGCAATGGCAAACGGGAGGCTTTTTTCCCGGAAGGTGGGTGCAGCCGTCGTCGCGGTTCGGCGGGCAGGAGGAATCCATGCCTTCGATACCATCAACCACTTCTTTGGCATCAGCAACATGTTCATCGTCGGGTCCACGTACTGGAACATCGGGGTCGGGTTGGACCCGGGGGACGTCGAGAGGGACCTCGAAGGGATGAAGACGATGGAGGTCCTCGGGCAGAACATGGCGTGGATCCTCAGGAAGATCCACTCGTGA
- a CDS encoding DUF488 domain-containing protein yields the protein MRIVITMARLFTIGYEGCTAEEFFSPLLTHKVKEVIDVRLKPSGGGFASKKNLPYLLSGLGKIGYRHVPECAPTPELFGKMKRGEITWTKFKAGYRKLLAGRDVASLLTRGDLVGSCLLCYEADAKHCHRKVLAEFLDKHLGPFEVIHL from the coding sequence GTGAGGATCGTCATTACCATGGCAAGACTGTTCACGATAGGGTACGAGGGGTGCACCGCCGAGGAGTTCTTCTCGCCCCTCCTCACGCACAAGGTAAAGGAGGTCATTGACGTGAGGCTGAAACCGAGCGGCGGTGGTTTCGCGAGCAAGAAGAATCTCCCCTACCTCCTCTCCGGTCTCGGCAAGATTGGGTACCGCCACGTCCCGGAGTGTGCCCCGACGCCGGAATTGTTCGGGAAGATGAAGAGGGGGGAGATCACCTGGACAAAGTTCAAGGCAGGGTACAGGAAACTCCTCGCCGGGCGGGATGTCGCCTCCCTCCTGACGCGGGGCGACCTCGTGGGTTCCTGCCTCCTCTGCTACGAGGCGGACGCGAAGCACTGCCACAGGAAGGTACTCGCGGAGTTTCTCGACAAGCACCTCGGGCCGTTCGAGGTAATCCACCTCTGA
- the ampE gene encoding regulatory signaling modulator protein AmpE, which translates to MPGDESRKDDRSSPSLKAKVYSLLEGDPERGGTAARVTGLFLVLLIVANVAATVLESVESISAAFPVFFATFEAFSIGVFTVEYVLRLWTCTENAAFSRVVSGRIRYMATPLAVVDLLAFLPFYVPFLVPLDLRFLRVIRVMRILRLFKLGRHLEALRFMEKAVRRGKDALAIAALVVVILVVFSSCLMYALEHEVQPGAFESIPATMWWAIVTLTTVGYGDIYPVTPAGKIVASFIAVLGIAMFAVMTSILATAFIEEMEARLDRRGRRDLSPGETIALLERLEGLRERGVITGEEFEEQKGRILGPGKRGE; encoded by the coding sequence ATGCCCGGAGACGAGAGTCGGAAGGACGATCGCAGTTCCCCCTCGCTGAAGGCGAAGGTCTACTCCCTCCTCGAGGGTGACCCGGAGAGGGGCGGGACCGCTGCCCGGGTGACCGGACTCTTCCTCGTCCTCCTCATCGTCGCGAACGTCGCGGCGACCGTGCTCGAATCCGTGGAGAGTATCTCGGCGGCATTCCCCGTGTTCTTTGCCACTTTCGAGGCATTCTCCATCGGCGTCTTCACGGTCGAGTACGTCCTCCGGCTCTGGACATGCACCGAGAACGCGGCGTTCTCCCGCGTGGTGTCCGGCAGGATCCGGTACATGGCGACACCCCTCGCGGTCGTCGACCTCCTCGCCTTCCTCCCCTTCTACGTCCCGTTCCTCGTCCCCCTCGACCTGCGGTTCCTGCGGGTCATCCGCGTGATGAGGATCCTGCGGCTCTTCAAGCTGGGACGGCACCTCGAGGCCCTGCGGTTCATGGAGAAAGCCGTCAGGAGGGGGAAGGACGCCCTCGCGATCGCGGCACTCGTGGTCGTCATCCTCGTCGTCTTCTCCTCGTGCCTGATGTACGCCCTCGAGCACGAGGTCCAGCCCGGGGCATTCGAGAGCATCCCTGCCACGATGTGGTGGGCGATCGTGACCCTGACGACGGTCGGGTACGGCGACATCTATCCTGTCACCCCTGCGGGAAAGATCGTCGCGTCATTCATCGCCGTCCTCGGGATCGCGATGTTCGCGGTCATGACGAGCATCCTCGCCACCGCGTTCATCGAGGAGATGGAGGCGAGGCTGGACCGGAGGGGGAGGAGGGATCTCTCCCCCGGGGAGACCATCGCCCTCCTCGAACGACTCGAGGGGCTGCGGGAGAGGGGAGTCATCACGGGGGAAGAGTTCGAGGAACAGAAGGGGAGGATACTCGGGCCGGGAAAGAGGGGGGAGTGA
- a CDS encoding metalloregulator ArsR/SmtB family transcription factor, giving the protein MPGKRGGRVRGDGSPAIPAEIEKALEVWGGIGGIVAALPPEPEIAALEEVHRACADRVRLKILFLLEEHPLCVCVIKHVLGIADSRLSYHLHVLRRAGLIEGEAQGTYIIYRISPLGRSVLGARGTMPAGRGADAQ; this is encoded by the coding sequence ATGCCCGGCAAGAGAGGGGGAAGGGTGCGCGGCGACGGATCTCCCGCGATCCCCGCGGAGATCGAAAAGGCACTCGAAGTGTGGGGAGGAATCGGCGGGATCGTCGCGGCCCTCCCCCCCGAGCCGGAGATCGCCGCCCTCGAGGAGGTGCACAGGGCCTGCGCAGACCGGGTCCGCCTGAAGATCCTCTTCCTCCTCGAGGAGCACCCCCTCTGCGTCTGCGTGATCAAGCACGTGCTCGGTATCGCCGATTCCCGCCTCTCGTACCACCTCCACGTCCTCCGGAGGGCAGGGCTCATCGAGGGAGAGGCACAGGGCACGTACATCATCTACCGCATCAGCCCACTCGGGCGGTCCGTTCTCGGGGCACGGGGGACGATGCCCGCGGGTCGCGGGGCAGACGCGCAGTGA
- the groL gene encoding chaperonin GroEL (60 kDa chaperone family; promotes refolding of misfolded polypeptides especially under stressful conditions; forms two stacked rings of heptamers to form a barrel-shaped 14mer; ends can be capped by GroES; misfolded proteins enter the barrel where they are refolded when GroES binds), protein MAQAKQLIFHEEARRLLLSGVNKVADTVKITLGPKGRYVVLDKPTNPVVTNDGVTIAKEITLHDKFENIGAKLIKEVAQRTQDKTGDGTTTATLLAQAILTEGLKNVSSGGNPIEIKRGIDAAVAAVVDYIKSVSVPVKDRERIIQVATISANNDEEIGRLISDAMEKVGYGGLITVEDAKSLETSLEVVKGMQFDRGFISPYMVTDHEKMIVEFEDPSILVTDRRISTLKQMIPILETAAQEGKPLLVIAEDVEGEALAALILNLIRGAVKVCAVKAPGFGDERKAILEDIAILTGATVISEDRGMKLENVSRAAFGSAHTVRVDGEKTLIVGGKGDRKAIDERVRLIESQINISDSEFRKEELKKRLGNLTGGVAVIKVGAATETELKEKKMRIDDALNATKAAVEEGVVPGGGLTLFWASSALDALRFDDDRKIGVAIVRRALEEPLRQIARNAGVEGAEVIARIRSSGDRMFGYNAKTGAYENLMERGVIDPAKVVRVGLQNAASIAGMILTTEVAVTDFDEEKDKKSAAIII, encoded by the coding sequence ATGGCCCAGGCAAAGCAGCTGATCTTCCACGAGGAAGCCCGCCGGCTCCTCCTCTCGGGCGTGAACAAGGTGGCCGACACCGTGAAGATCACCCTCGGGCCGAAGGGCCGGTACGTCGTCCTCGACAAGCCGACCAACCCGGTGGTCACGAACGACGGCGTGACGATCGCGAAGGAGATCACGCTCCACGACAAGTTCGAGAACATCGGCGCGAAACTCATCAAGGAGGTGGCCCAGAGGACGCAGGACAAGACGGGGGACGGTACCACGACGGCCACGCTCCTTGCCCAGGCGATCCTCACCGAGGGCTTGAAGAACGTCTCCTCGGGCGGGAACCCTATCGAGATCAAGCGCGGGATCGACGCGGCGGTCGCCGCTGTGGTTGATTACATAAAATCGGTGAGCGTTCCCGTCAAGGACCGCGAGCGCATCATACAGGTCGCCACGATATCGGCAAACAACGACGAGGAGATAGGGCGGCTCATCTCCGATGCGATGGAGAAGGTCGGGTACGGCGGGCTGATCACCGTCGAGGATGCAAAGAGCCTCGAGACGAGCCTCGAGGTCGTCAAGGGGATGCAGTTCGACCGCGGGTTCATCTCGCCCTACATGGTGACCGACCACGAGAAGATGATCGTCGAGTTCGAGGACCCATCCATCCTCGTCACGGACCGGCGGATCTCGACCCTCAAGCAGATGATCCCCATCCTCGAGACCGCCGCGCAGGAAGGAAAGCCCCTCCTCGTCATCGCCGAGGACGTAGAGGGCGAGGCCCTCGCCGCACTCATCCTGAACCTGATCCGGGGCGCCGTGAAGGTCTGCGCCGTCAAGGCACCGGGCTTCGGCGACGAGAGGAAGGCGATCCTCGAGGACATCGCGATCCTCACCGGTGCGACCGTCATCTCGGAGGACAGGGGGATGAAGCTCGAGAACGTCTCCCGGGCCGCGTTCGGTTCGGCCCACACGGTCAGGGTCGACGGCGAAAAGACCCTCATCGTCGGGGGGAAGGGCGACAGGAAGGCAATCGACGAGAGGGTCCGGCTCATCGAGTCACAGATCAACATCTCGGACTCCGAGTTCAGGAAGGAAGAACTGAAGAAGAGGCTCGGGAACCTCACGGGCGGTGTCGCGGTCATCAAGGTCGGCGCGGCGACCGAGACGGAGCTCAAGGAGAAGAAGATGCGCATCGACGACGCGCTGAACGCGACGAAGGCGGCAGTCGAGGAGGGGGTCGTTCCCGGCGGCGGTCTCACGCTCTTCTGGGCAAGTTCCGCCCTCGACGCGCTGCGGTTCGACGACGACAGGAAGATCGGCGTTGCGATCGTGCGAAGGGCCCTCGAGGAGCCCCTCCGCCAGATCGCCCGGAATGCCGGCGTCGAGGGCGCGGAGGTCATCGCGCGCATCCGGAGCAGCGGCGACAGGATGTTTGGGTACAACGCGAAGACCGGGGCGTATGAGAACCTCATGGAGAGGGGCGTGATCGACCCGGCAAAAGTCGTGAGGGTCGGCCTCCAGAACGCGGCCTCCATCGCGGGGATGATCCTCACCACCGAGGTCGCGGTCACCGACTTCGACGAGGAGAAAGACAAGAAGTCCGCGGCGATCATCATATGA
- the groES gene encoding co-chaperone GroES encodes MEIVPIGERVLVKPIRTEERTKSGIYIPESAREQRKQGSVIAVGTRDDGTPLPLKPGDRILYGGYSAETFEIDRETYVIVPFKDIVARIVEG; translated from the coding sequence ATGGAGATTGTGCCCATTGGTGAAAGGGTCCTTGTCAAGCCGATACGCACAGAGGAGAGGACCAAGAGCGGGATCTACATCCCCGAGTCCGCGCGCGAGCAGAGGAAGCAGGGATCGGTGATCGCCGTCGGGACGCGCGACGACGGGACTCCGCTGCCCCTGAAACCGGGCGACCGTATCCTCTACGGCGGGTACAGCGCCGAGACGTTCGAGATCGACAGGGAGACGTACGTGATCGTCCCGTTCAAGGACATCGTGGCGCGTATCGTGGAGGGGTGA
- a CDS encoding winged helix-turn-helix domain-containing protein: MAVGREIILRQEDRPVEGGVEGEVIWFCRCLGIAQGRDIERVASRIIIALLSAGSQGEGITVEEIAHELAVSPARVNHHIRRLSSAGIVYRERKRIFIRGRSLVALVREIRKDALRILDDLEVAAGEIDREYGILHREARKPEVRGP, from the coding sequence GTGGCAGTGGGACGAGAGATCATCCTCCGGCAGGAGGACCGCCCCGTCGAGGGCGGCGTGGAAGGGGAAGTGATATGGTTCTGCCGGTGCCTCGGGATCGCGCAGGGCCGCGACATCGAGAGGGTGGCATCGCGGATCATCATCGCCCTCCTCTCCGCGGGTTCGCAGGGAGAGGGCATCACCGTCGAAGAGATCGCGCACGAGCTTGCAGTCTCCCCTGCACGCGTCAACCACCACATAAGGAGACTCTCGAGCGCGGGCATCGTCTACAGGGAGAGGAAGCGGATTTTCATCCGGGGCAGGAGCCTCGTCGCACTCGTGCGCGAGATACGGAAGGATGCGCTCAGGATTCTCGACGACCTCGAGGTCGCGGCAGGCGAGATTGACAGGGAATACGGGATCCTCCACCGCGAGGCGCGGAAGCCGGAGGTGCGCGGTCCATGA
- a CDS encoding phosphate-starvation-inducible PsiE family protein — protein sequence MTERSYHHIHDIFRRLLENIQDIIVIVICALLFALMIRILAGLYEALAGPIDFKFIASELIYILVLVEIYRLLIIYIREHRIAVDIMIEVGIVSILREVILHGVLEVNPLSLLAISFFLFSLMLLLRYGAVRKEEKERIPSEGFIAELRKSLGKNRIT from the coding sequence ATGACGGAGAGGTCCTACCACCACATTCACGATATATTCAGGCGCCTGCTCGAGAACATCCAGGATATCATCGTGATCGTCATCTGCGCGCTCCTCTTCGCGCTGATGATCAGGATACTGGCCGGTCTCTACGAGGCACTCGCGGGGCCGATTGATTTCAAGTTCATCGCCTCGGAGCTGATCTACATCCTCGTCCTCGTCGAGATCTACCGCCTCCTCATCATCTACATCCGCGAGCACCGCATCGCCGTCGACATCATGATCGAGGTCGGGATAGTCTCCATACTCCGCGAGGTGATCCTGCACGGGGTCCTCGAGGTAAATCCCCTCTCACTCCTCGCGATCTCCTTCTTCCTCTTTTCGCTGATGCTCCTCCTCAGGTACGGCGCCGTGAGGAAGGAGGAGAAAGAGAGGATACCGAGCGAGGGATTCATCGCCGAGCTGAGGAAGAGCCTCGGGAAGAACAGAATCACCTGA